The following nucleotide sequence is from Cellulosilyticum sp. I15G10I2.
GAATACACGGCCATATAGTGAAATAATTTGTCCTCATTGCAAAAACACTGGAAGTTGGACAACTTAATAGCATTATTTATCTGCTACGCAATAAAGCCTAAGAAATAAAAGAAATTTTTATTTCTTAGGCTTTATTAAATGATATAATCAAACAATTATACTTACGTTCTACTACATAATTAATATTATTCCTAAGTCCATTTACAATATCACGTACAAGCTTCTCCTGATTCCATTTATTGAGAGAGTCTTCATATAAAATGACAGTAGCTTGTGAAGGACTATTTTTAATGAGCTTTGCGAGAACCATTTGGACCTCTGATGACTTTTGGATACGATAAATATTTGTTAGTTCTATAGGTATGTATGGCATAGTATAGGCTTCACTGATTGCCTTAGGATAAAGTTTAGTCTCCCATGTATGTGTAGTTTGCATTGTACTGTCTTTTTCATTAAAATACTGATATAAACTTCCTATTTGCGCATTCTCTTGGTCTGCCCAAGTAGCATCCACATGATAATAGGCCCCTTGTATTTGGATTAGATTCCATGCATGCAGTACGCCATCTGAGGTATGTCCCCATATGAACCTTGCTGGTATACCAACTGCATTACAAAGATACATCAAACTTTTTGCATATCCATCGCACACTGCTACTTGATCTATAAGCCCGCCATACATCGTATGAGATATGGGGGTTGCATTAATAACTTCCCTATTATTAGATAAGATTTTTGAATAAGTTGTATGCTTTATAATATATTCAAAAAGTTTAATTTCCCTATGATAGTCCTCCATATCTGATGTTATATTTTGATTAATAATCTCAATAATCTTGCGTTCTGTTTTTAAATTATATGTCTTTAAAGTATTTATAACTTTAAGAGGATATAATAACTTTAATTGTACTGTTGGCTTACTGTTAAGTGTCGCTGATATCGTATAGCCTTCATAAACAAGTTTCGGATACTGTTCTAACAAACTATTTATCTGTTTATTAAAAATATCACTTAGCTGATCGATTGAAAATTGCCCATAGTTAAATTTGATTGTTATATCTTTTTTGAACTCACTAAGGGCATACTTAAGGATTTCTTCCAATTCCCCTTCGCGATTAATTGTCCAACTATTTGCATCCTTAGCAGGTAAGATAGTAAATGTATTAATTTTCATCCTTTCTTTACTATCAAATAACGTTAAAAAGTAGGTTCCAGGTTTTGTTAGTTTTGTTCCACTTTTTATAGGAATAGCCTCGCTTCCATCCCGGCTGATCATGGCCCTTTCGCTCTTAAACTGTACGGTATATTCTGATGCATCACATTGTATTTCATTTACAATGTTTTCGTGGCCATAGATAGTATTAACACC
It contains:
- a CDS encoding transglutaminase domain-containing protein, with translation MKKSYYMIALLFCIVFFNGVNTIYGHENIVNEIQCDASEYTVQFKSERAMISRDGSEAIPIKSGTKLTKPGTYFLTLFDSKERMKINTFTILPAKDANSWTINREGELEEILKYALSEFKKDITIKFNYGQFSIDQLSDIFNKQINSLLEQYPKLVYEGYTISATLNSKPTVQLKLLYPLKVINTLKTYNLKTERKIIEIINQNITSDMEDYHREIKLFEYIIKHTTYSKILSNNREVINATPISHTMYGGLIDQVAVCDGYAKSLMYLCNAVGIPARFIWGHTSDGVLHAWNLIQIQGAYYHVDATWADQENAQIGSLYQYFNEKDSTMQTTHTWETKLYPKAISEAYTMPYIPIELTNIYRIQKSSEVQMVLAKLIKNSPSQATVILYEDSLNKWNQEKLVRDIVNGLRNNINYVVERKYNCLIISFNKA